The window TTCCATTAGTTAATATGTttctaagtctctctctctctctctctctctctctctgtctgcctctttctccttttttccctccctctttccccccatctttccttcctctctgccttctctcttccttcccactctctctgcctcttcctcctaCTCTTTCTTTCAGTCTCCCCTCATGCTGACTGTCtgcctctatttctctgtctctgtctctcctgttcTTTCAGATCTCACAATAATTCTTCCTATCTTACTTAGGCTGTATGTGTAGCTACTCACCTCCACTGCTGATCAGCACAGAAGCTGATCATTTCTGGCCTTGGTTTTGACCATATAGTTCCTCCATAGGCAGCCTGGTGGATGTAGTTCCCCAGAGCTTGACATATTGGTGCCAGCTTAATTCATGAACCCAACATCAGTTTTAGCtctactgtagctcagaactcacCTACTCGAGCAATCCACCAGCTTCAGTCTCCCTTAGTAGTAGGGATTACAGGTATGAACCACCAAGCCTGGCATGTGCTTCTGATTTAAGATATCAAACACAATACTTTTGTGAACAAAGTTATGTTATagcatttttatttccttaaagtgACAAAGTGATTTTAGACATGTAAAGAATActttaaaacatatattttgcatatttccctttttccccttaaagattCCACAAAAAGACATTTCTGAAAAATTTAtgttttcatataaaatatataaagaagattGAACAGAAGAGCCTCTGATAAATTTTGGTATTCACCCTTTTTGACTTATGAGGTTCTGGACACGGGTACCTCCCATGGCAGTAGACATGTGGACGTGGACACTAGCCCCTGGCTAAGAGGATACTGGGAACTCTGTTGATTTCTTCTCATTAATTGACTGAGAGTTAGGGTCCTTATCTGTTCTCTATAGGAACAAACCTTTAAAtgacttcccctttcccccctttttcttttctaagaattgCACTTCTAAAAAACTTAGTCATAGCCATGCTCCTAGGAACTCGTGAAAGCAGGACATGACCACGTCTGAATCATGGTAGGCAGGGTTTTCTCAAAGAACATTTAGTTCAGCTCTGTCATGTACAGATAAGGAGTCCATGGAGGTGAAATGTGTTGTCCCAAAATCTCACAAGGAGTTCTGGGTAGAGCCTGGTTGGAGAGGCTTGGAATACAATGAAAGTCAggccaggactctttccacttaATCACCTGAGATGGAAGTGTTGAAGGGTAAAGAGTGCTGGGTATGGAGCCCAGGACCTAGATTTGAAACTTGGTTCTGCTActctattatctgtgtgactctgggcaagtcatagctcatctataaaataaaagaatggcaTTAGGTCTGTGAACTTCTCAATTGATGATCCTGGGATCCTACTGGCCTTTCTAACAAGGGTGGTGCAGGGTGGGGACCGTTCCTGAAGATTGACATTGTTGCACAGGGATGGTAGCCAAGGAAGGGGCATAAGTCACAGTGAGGAATAACACAGGGGGCACCCCCTCACTGCTCCAAGCTCCATGGATAAGCTACCAATTCTGATTTGGGCTCTACTTAGAGCCCAAATTTGTAGAGAATTTTAGACAAAGAGATGAGGTGGTACTAATAGGAGATTGGCCCATCATGCTTGGGGTAAAACAGGTAGTctggaccagggcttcttaaactttttccacttacaatCCTTCTTTTCCCCAgacatttttatgcaaccccaggtaaataggtatataaaattggtatatCTAGCCTTTCACTAATTGCCAATTTTTTcgcacccccacattcagttacattcCTCCATATGGGGttatgactcacagtttaagaagctttggtctggggcagttaggtggcgcagtggatggagcaccggccctggagtcaggagtacctgagttcaaatccagcctcggacacttgacacttactagctgtgtgaccctgggcaagtcacttaaccccaactgcctcacttaaaaaaaaaaaagaagctttggtCTGGATCACTGAAATCAGAATATTTTCTGAGGAATGAGGGGCAGGAACCCAGGAAAATTTATTGACTTCCACAGCAAGTAAGTGAATGAGGAGGGGGACGAGGCCTTCTCTCTGGGACAGTTGGAACTTAGCATACATGCATCTTTGGGACTGGGGCTGCATCATTCAAATCGGTTTTCACTAGCTTCCAAGTAGCCATGCCCTTAGGTATTATTATTTGAAAcactgtcctcaaagagctgatGATCTCGTTGTAGCACAGAGATTACAAAAATAAGTCAGCATGTGATAAGTGTTTAGGAGAAGTCAGATAGAAATGAACTAAGAAAATCTAGGAGGGAGAGACCATTTCTAGGGAGGAGGTCAAAGAAGTCTTCAGGAAGAAGCAACATCTGATCAGAGCCCTGAATGCAAGGATTTCTAGAGGCAGAGGTGGGGGATTGTGGGTGAGCCAAGGGTGGGACTGCACATTTTCAAATGCATGGAGgctggagaggagagggggaagggaaatgagcaagtatttattaagttcttactatgttccaggcacagtgctaagcactttgcaaatattgtttaacttatcctcacaacaaccctgggaggtaggtgctactacgATCCCTGTTTTACTGTTAgtgaaactgagacaggcagaggctaagtgacttgcacagggtcacattgctagttaagtgactgaggctagacttagactcaggtctttttgttccaggcccagcactctatccactgcataagTTAGATGAAAATAATCTGGTATGTTTGGACTATGGAATGCATGAAGGGGAAATAGAGCAATTAGGCCTGAAAAGTTAGTTTGGAGTCCAAATGTGGATAGTTTTGAATAACTGGATAAGGAAGTGGCATTTTATTCGGGAGGCACTGCGGAGCCATTGAATGTTTTTAGCCATggaatgatatgatcagaccCACGGATTATTAGGGGTAGCAAGGTGAAGGAAGGGTTGGAAAGTGAGGAAGTGGAGAAAGGGTGGTCAGTAAGGAGACCATTATAATGGGCAGGCCTAGACACGCTTGCAGaagtggaaagaagagaatggaCAACAACAATAGACCTCAGCTTTCTAGagtggaaaatggggataaaaaaacCCCCTCCTGATTCTTGCTTCTCAAGATTGTTGTGGGAATCATATGAGATAAAGTCTGTGAAAGTGcttttgaaatataaaatcctttttttttgacCTGCAGTGGCACGCACACTATGGTATAGTATTGGGAGAGAATACAGCGTTCATCCaataccactctttttttttttttttggagagtcaatgagggttaagtgacttgcccagggtcacacagctagtccgtgtcaaagtgtctgaggctggatttgaactcaggtcctcctgaattcagggacagtgcttttatccactgcgccacctagctgcccccaataccattcttatttaacagttgagggaactgaggctcagagaagtgatgGGACTTGCCTTAGGTGATCCAAGTAGGaaatgacagagctggaattcaaacccaagtcctctgactccaaatctaatgcccataggtgtttaatacatgcgTGTTGAAGATCTTGGTACTGCTTCTGAACTCCTCTTACCAtccatgcaagtcacttaacttctctagccTTAGTgacctcatcagcaaaatggggatgatggtaAAATATACTTCCTATCGttgttaacaaaaataaaatgatataatgtatGTTCTTTAAAGGCAGAGACCTTGTCCAATTGATTTTTGTTCTGCCTTCCCCATCTAGCATTgatcctggcacacagtaggaacgCTTTAAAAGGGATTATTCAGTAAGTAAGAAGGGAAATGAATGAGAAAGgtcctttgaaaactgtaaagcaTCTACGAATACCCCTATCATGAAGTCTGAGAGCCAGAAGGCACTTCGGAGGCCAGCTGGTTcaataacctcattttacagttgaggaaactgaggtccagagtggtTGAGTTGTCCATGCAAAGCTGCACTTTGAGCAAAGATTTTCTCATCCCCAATCCAACATTCTCTTTACTGTActactctcctccttttcctccctctcctctaccttttcttcatccttctcttctgcattttttgctccctctcttctctcacctATTCATCCGTCTAttcctacttctcttcctccctctcttcccccttcctcttcttttccagcttttcctcttcccttcttcttttctctcctcctggaCATTGTTCACTTGGGCCAAGTGTCACAAATTCAGGCCCAGACAAGTGGCAGGAAGTAGTTTCTCAGTTGAGGGGAGTAGGATGGGGGATGTGAGAGACAAGGAAACCTGTGTAGAGAGGCCATCACATGGTTGTGGTAAGAGCAAGGTGGGACAGGGGAGTAGCTCATTCCAATCACCACCTGGGAGTTTCCTATtgtaactaattattcttgctaactcgGTGATAAACTCAGTGTTTTCTAATTGAAGAAGGACTCTGTTGCATACCATGTCATTTgggtctcacaacaaccctatgaggtaggaacTATAGATGCTATGTACCCaatttagagatggggaaagtgaggctgtTAGAAGTtaaagagtcacacagctgctaagtttccgaggtgggattcaaattcaggtcatcTGGAAGTGGGATGCCCTCTCAAATCCTAGGAGGTAGCATCCATCTTCTGTGATATCCTCTGTACTGTCTTCTTCAGGGCAACCTTCACCTCTGTGTTCCTCAGACAGTAGATAATGGGGTTGAGGAGTGGGGTGAGTACAGTGTAGACAACTGACACCAACTTATTGTAATCAAAAGAATAGATGGCCCGGGGCCGGGCATAGATGAAGAGGGAAGCCGAGTAGAAGATGATCACTACGGCCAAGTGAGAGGCACAAGTGGAGAAGGCCTTCTGCTGTCCTGAGGCAGAGGGGATCTTCAGGACAGTGTTGATGATGGAGACGTAGGAGAAGATGGTAACGAGGAGGGGAACAATCAGGATGAGCAGGGCCAGGAGAAAGTCAATGAGCTCAGCCATGGACATGTCAGTACAGGCCAGGTTCAGCAGCGGGGAGACGTCACAGAAGAAATGATTCATGACATTGGGTCCGCAGTAGCCAAGGCGTGAGATGAAAAAGACTTTCCCCAGGGATATGGAGAAGCCACTGAGCCAGGAGCTGGTGGCCAGACGGAGACAGAGTCCAGGGGCCATTATGGCTGGGTAGCGGAGTGGGTTGCAGATAGCTACATAGCGGTCATAGGCCATGACACCCAGGAGCGCACACTCAGTGCAGGCCAGTCCTAAAAAGAAGTAGAGTTGGGCCATACAGCCCAGGAAGGAGATGCGCCCAAACTCAGGGGCCAGGAAGGTGAGCAGCATTTTGGGCACGGTGACAGAGATGTACCACACCTCCAGGAAGGACAGGTTACTGAGGAAGAGGTACATAGGCTTGTGGAGAGAAGGGTTGATTCTGATCAGagtgatgataatgatatttTCAATGACGGTCAAAGAGTACACCAGCAGGAACAACAGAAAGAGAGACATGTGGAGTCCCAAAGAACCAGGGAATCCCAGGAGGATAAACTCAGTCACCTGTGTGTAGTTGTCCCAATTAAACATGGCCACCAGCAAGTTTTCAATCTAAAGCAGGACCCAAGACAGCAAAGGTTAAACAAGAGGAGTATCTGGCAAAAAAAGAACAGTAAAGGTATCTGCCCTGACCCACCTGGCACTGCGGGATTGGCACCGcatacaatctggctccagcatTTGTTACCTCGATCTCCTGGAATCAGGGAGTCAGTGTCAAGACCTACTGCACAACGATGCTTCTCACATTCTTTGCTGGTAGCAtgaaagcttcctgagggcaagggcagctttattttttatttattctctctggTATCTAACTATGCTGCTCTGCTTGCAATAGatccttaataaatccttgcataattgaattgaaaatgcTATGGACAGAAAGTATTAATTGTCAACTACTGTTGTGGTCTTCACACCTTTCCTCAaaccatgtatatatatatatatatatatatatatatatatatatatatatatatatattttgtttgtgtgtgtgtgtgtgtgtgtgtgtgtgtgtgtgtgaggcaatgagggttaagtgacttgcccagggtcacacagctggttagtgtcaaatgtctgaagccaaatttgaactcaggtcctcctgaatctagggccggtgctttatccatatatatatatttttttttggggggggtgaggcaattggggttaagtgacttgcccagggtcacatagctagtaagtgtcaagtgtctgagatgggatttgaactcaggtcctcctgactccagggccggtgctctatccactgtgccacctagtttccccatccatattttaaaaaatcattctaatCTCCCTTCCCTCAGCCGGTAATTGCAATTTTACCCTTAACTATTTGAGGCAGCTAAGTTTTACACAGGATAGAGAACTGGATCTGTAATCgggaaaacttgagtttaaatctgacctcagacagttactggtGGTATGACCCTGCATGTCACTTaattgctgtctgcctcagtttccttatctgtaaaatcagcatAATAGTatcaacctcccagggttgttctgaggatcaaataagatattatttgtcACGTACTTTGTGCAATTCTTAAAAGCTTTACTTTTCCACTTAAAGCCTGTGTACAATTGTCTGTCATGCTCTTGCAGACGTTGATAACCTATATGACTTGATTTAGTACAAAAATACCCAGACATTCTAGCACCATCAAACTGTAGCCTGGGAAATGACCTCAtgggtcatctagtacaacctatGACTGAGCAATGTTATCCATCtgataactccttttttttttttccagggcaatgagggttaaatgacttgcccagggtcacacagctagtaagtgccaagtgtctgaggctgatttgaactcaggtcctcctgaatccagggccagtgttttatccactgcaccacctagctgctcctggatcTGATAACTCTGACAAGCAACTTTCTAGTCTCCAATTGAAGACCTCCAGCTCTGGACGTAATCCAGTGTGTCAATCATAATTGGCCATTACTCTGCATTAACCATCATTTTGAGGCAGTCAGTCAGATCCTcagatttctttattttgtacCTAAACTCAAGAAAATCTATGATCTAATAATTGTTGAGAGAATGATAGGATCCTAGACCCAGAGATGGAAGGAGACTCATAGGCCATCCATCtattgaagtgatttgtccaaggtcatgctgGTAACAAGCAtcaggggtgagatttgaacccaggttcccctCATCCTATAGTGTACTTTTCTCCCACTGTGCTTTCTAAAGTACTGAACTGTCTCAGTTTACTAGCTGAGAACCCTCCCTCTACTGATACATTCTTCCCTCTTCCATAGATCACAGCTCTCTCCATGCTTTAGTAGATGATCACTATGAATTACTGTTGTCCCCCCAGAAAGAGTCATCCTCagatggtcagccatctgttgaTGAACCCCTCTGGGCTTGGTCAGAGTGGTGCTAGAAGGATGTGTGGAGTCTAttgtcagacttgtgctttgCTCAGTGTCTGAACTGAACTTTCAAGATGCTAAAGGATTTCAGTAGGTCTAGAGAGGGAAGGTTAGTAATAATATtgataagaacaacaaaaactctGGCTCTACAATCAGAAGCCCTGGATTAAAAGCCCATCATTGACACCACCTGTGTGAAATTAGGCAAGCCACTTTATCTCCTCGGgtgggtcccagtttcctcatctataaactgagcgGTTTGGCCTGGTAGGACTCTAACACCCCATTCTAGTTCATTCTATGACAGCTCACATTCCTATATTGCTTTACGATTATATATAAATCACTTTACTCACATTTCTTGAGGTAGCTATCAAGAGTATCATTGTGTCTCATCGGATAGATGGGGAAACTCAGgttcagagacattaaatgatttgtccgGAATTTCACGAGTGGTTAATGTCAGAATTAGGCCTTGATACTAGCTCTTCAGACTCCGGGAAGGAGAAGACCAGAGAATGGGTAGTAGGGACCAGAGAGGaggctagtttggctggagcGTAGATGCCTTGGGAGGAGAACCTGTGTGATATCCGTTGTTTTTCTGGATGACCGAAACAGCCTTGTAGAATGCAGGTTCACTTCCATGAGGAATTCTTGCCTGGAATTCAAGGCCCGCCACAACTTGGCACCTCTCTCCCATGCCAATCATATTAATGTCTCTGTCTTCCACTGCAAATAATGCTTTAGACAATCTAGATAGCTTTCCAACCCCCAAATATGACTTGGGGTTTCTTATCTATCTTAGTGCTTTTGTCCATGACGTGCCCTATGCCTTAAATATCATTTGCTCTCTTTTGTTGTTGAATTCCCACCCGTCcttcaaagcccaactcaaatgctaccttttCCAGTAAGCTGTCATTGACTGCGCCACCCCACATCAGTGATGACCATGACCTTTGACCTCGTGGATTCATCTCTTTTATGCATTTGTCacttaatttcctctttttatatttccagggcttagcaaaatgcctggaacatagtaggcacttaataaatgtttgttgattggtcagagacagctaggtgacatggtggataaagcattaaggatggagtcaggaagactcaagttaaaATCGGCAtcatacacttactagcattgtgaccctgggcaagtcatgtaacctctatctgcttcagtttccctccctataaaatggagagaatatgaACACCTACCTTGCCAGTTGTGAGAGTTatatgagataatagttgtaaagtacttagcatagttcttggcatacagtaggcacttagccaatgcttattcctttcatttctctttatcAATCATCATTATGTATTATAGCTGATTATGTTTATATCTTACTTCTCTATTACATCCTCTACTTCATAAGATACATTGTATCTTaccttgattttctttcttcccagcACCCTGCACTGGGCTTAGCAcaatataggtgcttaataaatgttttaaaatcaaattaataaattttataatCTCTGATCCCTTTGCTCACTACTTTTGCTCCagtcctcttctttcccttcctactttcctccttttcaaattaattaatattgggggcatctaggtagcacagtggataaagcacaggccctggattcaggaggacctgagttcaaatccatcctcagacacttgacatttactacctttgtgaccctgggaaagtcacttaaccctcattgctccccccccaattaaattaaaatcaaattaatcaatattgAATGGATGAAAGAATGGTGTTTAGTAATGAAGGAAAGATTAAGGGTAGCCTAATTAGGGACTCAGGACATTTTTAGGTCATTGATTGGTTGTTCCCAATATGTGTATACAGATGTGTTTGGGGgggaacttttgtttttccagaaatGGTTACTGCTGAATGTAGGGCTAAAGGTGGGGTCTAGTATTTGGATCTTTGCTGTAGTACATAGGCAGAAGTCCCTCAGAAACAACTAGAATTTCTGATGCCCTAAGGTAatttcttatctatctatctatctatctatctatctatctatctatctatctatctatctatctatctatctatctatctatcatctatctatctagatatttatttatttttgcagggcaatgagggttaagtgactagcccagggtcacacagctggtaagtgtcaagtgtctgagaccagatttgaactcttaggtcctcctgaatccagggccagtgctttatccactgcaccacctagctgcccccatcctaagGTAATTTCACAAAGGGATTATTAAAGGAGGTAGTGGAATTTTGAGACCTTCATATCTATCAGACCCAGACCTACCACTCTTGTCATCTTCTCTCCATATTACTGGTTGgtacctctccttccattcccatGCAACTCAGAGAATAATAATTAAATCAACACTACCGTTGGTAGAGAGGAAATGTCAATCAATTGCCTTATGGTTCAATTTGCCACCCTTATGCCTTTCCAGGTCTGAAAcattgtaaatgcttaataaatgttttttcattctttcattaattcattcattccataatGAGCTATATAATCATGTATGTGAAGAATTTAAAAGTCATCTTGTGTGAAGACCTGGGGATGAGCTGAATATCTCTGAACCTATTCCTCCCATGATCTTTATTAAATGTGATTTTATTAAAGCAAAGAACTGAAAGGCATGTCAGCATTTGTGGGGTTAGATGCTATCTTGAAATATGAACACACCCAACCTGTCTCTGCTCTTAGCAGAACACCTGGGCTCCCTGTTTTGCACTGATAAACAGTCACCTCAAGGCAATTTG is drawn from Dromiciops gliroides isolate mDroGli1 chromosome 2, mDroGli1.pri, whole genome shotgun sequence and contains these coding sequences:
- the LOC122743854 gene encoding olfactory receptor 6B1-like, which gives rise to MFNWDNYTQVTEFILLGFPGSLGLHMSLFLLFLLVYSLTVIENIIIITLIRINPSLHKPMYLFLSNLSFLEVWYISVTVPKMLLTFLAPEFGRISFLGCMAQLYFFLGLACTECALLGVMAYDRYVAICNPLRYPAIMAPGLCLRLATSSWLSGFSISLGKVFFISRLGYCGPNVMNHFFCDVSPLLNLACTDMSMAELIDFLLALLILIVPLLVTIFSYVSIINTVLKIPSASGQQKAFSTCASHLAVVIIFYSASLFIYARPRAIYSFDYNKLVSVVYTVLTPLLNPIIYCLRNTEVKVALKKTVQRISQKMDATS